The Methanomassiliicoccales archaeon genome has a segment encoding these proteins:
- the ftsZ gene encoding cell division protein FtsZ, with product MKSFISDAMSRAGPENATSMPSFKAQSAEDEELEKILLSLKTNIKIIGCGGGGSNTIDRLYASDIKDADLYAVNTDAQHLLITRAHKKILLGRRSTKGLGAGALPQVGEEATREAEEDLRKVLMGADIVFVTAGLGGGTGTGAAPYITQMAKEMGALTIAIVTSPFKAEGSIRAENAEWGMERLRSVADTVIVIPNDKLLELVPRYSINAAFKVADEVLMRAIKGITELITRPGLVNLDFNDLKTIMKGGGVAMIGMGQGEGDDKVDQAINEAINSPLIDVDISGANGVLVNVIGGEDMTVSEAEKVAEMIQAKVNPNARIIWGASVDPVLENKMRVMVVVTGVKSKYILGPKESMIPKGMSVDFIK from the coding sequence ATGAAATCATTCATAAGCGATGCCATGTCCCGTGCCGGTCCAGAGAACGCCACCAGCATGCCCTCGTTCAAGGCTCAGTCGGCCGAGGATGAGGAACTGGAAAAGATCTTATTGAGCCTGAAGACCAACATCAAGATAATTGGTTGCGGAGGCGGCGGTTCGAACACTATCGACCGCTTGTACGCCAGCGACATCAAGGACGCCGATCTCTACGCCGTGAACACCGACGCCCAGCACCTGCTGATAACCCGGGCCCACAAGAAGATCCTGCTAGGCCGCAGGAGCACCAAGGGGCTCGGCGCCGGAGCGCTGCCCCAAGTAGGAGAAGAGGCGACGCGCGAGGCGGAGGAGGACCTGCGCAAGGTGCTCATGGGAGCTGACATCGTCTTCGTCACCGCCGGCCTGGGAGGAGGCACTGGTACGGGCGCTGCGCCCTACATCACGCAGATGGCCAAGGAGATGGGGGCGCTGACCATCGCCATCGTCACCTCGCCGTTCAAGGCCGAGGGGTCCATACGCGCGGAGAACGCGGAGTGGGGCATGGAGCGCCTGCGTTCCGTCGCCGACACGGTCATCGTGATACCCAACGACAAGCTGTTGGAACTGGTCCCCCGCTACTCCATCAACGCCGCCTTCAAGGTGGCGGACGAAGTGCTCATGCGGGCCATAAAGGGAATAACGGAGCTCATAACCCGCCCCGGTCTCGTCAACCTGGACTTCAACGACCTCAAGACCATCATGAAGGGTGGCGGCGTGGCCATGATCGGCATGGGCCAGGGCGAGGGCGACGATAAGGTGGATCAGGCCATCAACGAAGCGATCAACTCCCCGCTGATCGACGTGGACATCAGCGGCGCCAACGGCGTCCTGGTGAACGTGATAGGCGGCGAGGACATGACGGTCAGCGAAGCGGAGAAGGTGGCCGAGATGATCCAGGCCAAGGTCAACCCCAATGCCAGGATAATCTGGGGCGCTTCCGTGGACCCGGTCCTCGAGAACAAGATGAGGGTCATGGTCGTGGTCACTGGCGTCAAGTCCAAGTACATACTCGGGCCCAAGGAGTCGATGATACCCAAAGGTATGTCCGTAGACTTCATCAAGTAA
- a CDS encoding helix-turn-helix transcriptional regulator: MQNRLRVYRSMTNLTQRELAEKLGITRQTVLAIEKERYDPSLELTFKMARFFKVGIEDIFLYEK; this comes from the coding sequence ATGCAGAACCGGCTGCGGGTCTACCGCTCTATGACCAACTTGACGCAAAGGGAATTGGCGGAGAAGCTCGGCATCACCCGGCAGACGGTACTCGCCATCGAGAAGGAGAGGTATGATCCCTCGTTGGAGCTGACGTTCAAGATGGCCAGGTTCTTCAAGGTGGGCATCGAGGATATCTTCCTGTACGAAAAATGA
- the ftsZ gene encoding cell division protein FtsZ, which translates to MRSLVEEALAKDGSPVKTEAAPNFGYQQMDSTDAELIELLQKLKTNIKIFGVGGGGSNTISRISEENIAGVETYAVNTDAQHLLAARAQHKILLGRRSTRGLGAGALPQVGEEAAREAEEEIRKAAMDAHMVFVTAGMGGGTGTGAAAVVAGIAKDVGALTIAVTTLPFKGEGRLRMENAEWGLQRLRNAADTVIVIPNDKLIELYPRLGLNQAFKVADDVVTKAIKGITELITKPGLVNLDFNDVRTIMKGAGVAMIGLGESDGDAEDRAKEAIENALSSPLLDVDITGANGVLVNVIGGPDMTIRDAEFIAEEVQRRVSPSARIIWGAAVDQTLEKKIRVMVVVAGVKSKQILGAPNDTDKLRKADLDFIK; encoded by the coding sequence ATGAGATCACTTGTTGAGGAAGCTCTAGCGAAGGACGGCTCTCCAGTTAAGACGGAGGCAGCGCCCAACTTCGGATATCAGCAGATGGATTCTACCGATGCTGAACTGATAGAGCTGTTGCAGAAACTAAAGACCAATATCAAGATATTCGGCGTGGGAGGCGGTGGTTCGAACACCATCTCCCGCATCTCGGAGGAGAACATCGCCGGGGTCGAGACCTACGCCGTCAACACGGACGCGCAGCATCTGCTGGCCGCCAGGGCTCAGCACAAGATCCTGCTGGGCCGCAGGAGCACCAGGGGACTGGGCGCCGGAGCCTTGCCCCAGGTCGGGGAGGAGGCCGCCAGGGAGGCCGAGGAGGAGATCAGGAAGGCTGCCATGGACGCCCACATGGTGTTCGTCACCGCGGGCATGGGAGGAGGCACTGGCACGGGGGCTGCGGCCGTCGTGGCCGGAATCGCTAAGGACGTTGGCGCCCTGACCATCGCCGTCACCACCCTTCCGTTCAAGGGTGAGGGCCGCCTGCGCATGGAGAACGCCGAGTGGGGGCTGCAGCGCCTCCGCAACGCTGCTGACACGGTTATCGTAATACCCAACGACAAGCTCATCGAGCTCTACCCTCGCCTGGGACTGAACCAGGCCTTCAAGGTGGCCGATGACGTCGTGACCAAGGCCATAAAGGGCATCACCGAGCTGATAACCAAACCCGGATTGGTGAACTTGGACTTTAACGACGTGCGCACCATAATGAAGGGCGCCGGGGTGGCCATGATCGGGCTGGGCGAGAGCGACGGGGACGCCGAGGACCGGGCCAAGGAGGCCATCGAGAACGCCCTCAGTTCACCGTTACTGGACGTGGACATCACCGGAGCGAACGGTGTGCTGGTCAACGTCATCGGCGGACCTGACATGACCATCCGCGACGCGGAGTTCATCGCCGAGGAGGTCCAGCGGAGGGTCAGTCCCAGCGCCAGGATCATCTGGGGAGCGGCAGTGGACCAGACATTGGAGAAGAAGATCCGGGTGATGGTCGTGGTGGCCGGGGTCAAGTCCAAGCAGATACTCGGTGCCCCGAACGACACCGACAAGCTGCGCAAGGCCGACCTGGACTTCATAAAGTAA
- a CDS encoding acylphosphatase has translation MVYRVSVIFKGKVQGVYFRQYARRWAEMLSIKGYVKNMPDGSVQAVFEGQRQAVQEIIRKLKNEHPQAEVAQMEIKVEEPEGLEGFEVLH, from the coding sequence ATGGTCTACCGCGTCTCGGTCATCTTCAAAGGCAAGGTCCAAGGGGTTTATTTCCGACAATACGCGCGACGGTGGGCCGAGATGCTGTCCATCAAGGGTTACGTGAAGAACATGCCGGACGGCAGCGTCCAAGCGGTCTTTGAGGGACAGCGCCAGGCAGTACAAGAGATCATTCGGAAGCTCAAGAACGAGCACCCCCAGGCCGAGGTAGCACAGATGGAGATCAAGGTCGAGGAACCAGAAGGATTGGAAGGATTCGAGGTATTGCACTAG
- a CDS encoding TatD family hydrolase: protein MRFAFPVLDNHIHLQPTGRNVEAVKDFLNAGGTHLIVSHMPYSEAPIRTAEDFSKAYDITLRMAEKARSAGAAAFVTVGPYPVQLIELAESMPLDKAVKVMKGGMDLAAELVREGLAVGLGEIGRPHFPVSEEIMAASNDILSYGMRLAKECSCPVVIHAESATPESMEDLGRMADKVGLPRDKVVKHYCGPLVKPEEGRGLFPSVLASRVNVQEALAKGDRFLLETDFMDDLERPGAVLAITTVPKRMRQLVEKGVNESVLWKVNKENPEKVYGIEL from the coding sequence GTGAGATTTGCTTTCCCGGTCCTCGACAACCACATCCATCTGCAACCGACAGGGAGGAACGTCGAGGCCGTCAAGGATTTTTTGAACGCCGGCGGTACGCACCTGATCGTCAGCCATATGCCATATTCAGAGGCGCCCATCCGTACCGCTGAGGATTTTTCGAAGGCCTACGATATCACGCTAAGGATGGCGGAGAAGGCCCGTTCCGCGGGAGCGGCCGCCTTCGTCACCGTCGGTCCGTACCCAGTGCAGTTGATAGAGCTGGCCGAGAGCATGCCCTTGGATAAGGCGGTGAAGGTCATGAAGGGGGGGATGGACCTCGCGGCCGAGCTGGTCCGCGAGGGTCTGGCCGTTGGTCTGGGCGAGATAGGTCGCCCCCATTTCCCCGTGTCGGAGGAGATCATGGCCGCTTCCAACGACATCCTGTCGTACGGGATGCGGCTGGCCAAGGAATGCTCTTGCCCTGTGGTGATACATGCCGAGAGCGCCACCCCGGAGAGCATGGAGGACCTTGGAAGGATGGCAGACAAGGTCGGACTGCCCCGCGACAAGGTGGTGAAGCACTACTGCGGGCCGCTGGTGAAGCCGGAGGAGGGCCGGGGGCTTTTCCCGTCCGTGCTGGCATCCAGGGTGAACGTCCAGGAGGCTTTGGCGAAAGGTGACCGGTTCCTGCTGGAGACCGATTTCATGGACGACCTGGAACGGCCGGGGGCGGTCCTGGCCATAACTACCGTTCCGAAACGCATGCGCCAGCTTGTGGAGAAGGGCGTGAATGAATCGGTGCTCTGGAAGGTCAATAAGGAGAATCCGGAGAAGGTCTACGGCATTGAGCTCTAG